The Streptomyces sp. WZ-12 genome segment CGAGGTCCGCGGTCGCGACTTCTCCGCGGAGCCGTCCCAGGGGCCGGTGAAGCCCTCGTTCCTGCAACTCGACGACCCCGAACACCACCGGCTGCGCACCCTGGCCATGCGGCCGTTCGGCCCGCCGCACAGCCCGGGGACGGTCGACTCGTTGCGCGGCGAGATCAACGCGATCACCGAGGAACTGCTCGCCGGGGTCCGGGACCGCTCCGAGATCGACCTCGTCGACGACTTCGCCTATCCGCTGCCCGTCACGGTCATCTGCCGACTGCTCGGCGTCCCGCGCGAGGACGAGCCGATGTTCCGGGAATGGTCCGACGCGCTGGTCGCGGCCGCGGACATCAAGCCCGGCGAGGAAGCCGACAAACCGGACCAGGCGACCCTCCAGACCATGGCCGAGATGGGCGGGTACCTGGCCAACCTCGGCGAGCGGCGCCGCGGCCACCCCAGCAACGACCTGCTTTCCGCCTTCGTCAACGAACCGGACCCGACCATGCGGCTCACCCGCGACGAACTCGCGCAAACCGCAGTGCTGTTGCTCATCGCCGGTCACGAGACCACCGTCAACCTCATCACCAACGGGGTGCTCACCCTGCTGCGCCACCCCGAAGCGATCGACCGGCTGCGCCGCGAACCCGACCTCATGCCCAGCGCGGTGGAGGAACTCCTGCGCTACGAACCCCCGGTCCACATGCGCCAACGCATCGCCCTCGCCCACATGGAGGTCGCCGGCACCATCATCCCCGAGGGCAGCAAGGTCGTGCTCGCGCTCGCCTCGGGCAACCGTGACCCCGCGCAGTTCCCCGACCCCGACCGCTTCGACCCCGCCCGCCAGGACAACCAACACCTCGGCTTCGGCAGCGGCATCCACCTCTGCTACGGCGCACCGCTCGCCCGCATCGAGGCCCAGACCGCACTCAGAGCACTGTTGCCGAGCCTCGGCACCACCACCCTGTTGCAGGACCCGCCGCCCTATCGCCAGAACGCGATGCTGCGGGGCCCCCGGCATCTACCGCTCGCCATGCGGGAGTTCGCGTGATCACGGCAGTTCGGGCGATCGTGTCGTGATCACTCGGTGGTCTCGTGATCACTTGCTGGTCTTCGGTAGGGGGCTGAGGGAAGCAGCCTGGCGACGGTATTCCACGGCGCTGTGTGCGGAGAAGATCCGGAACTGGTCGCGGATGCGATCGCGGTGCGTGCCGTGACCACCGTGCTCGCCACGTCCACCGTGCTCGCCGTGCTCGTGGGCCAGTTCGCGCGACCGTTGCTGGTTGTGCAGTCGGGCCTGCTTCTCGGTCTGCACCTTCGACTCGAACAGGGCCAGAGCGGGCGGGCAGTGCGGTCGGACCGGGTCGAGTTCGCCCGGGTGGAAGTAGGCGTCGCCGGCGTGCAGTAGCCAGCCGCGGCCGGTGTCGACGGCGACCCCGGCATGGCCGCGGGTGTGGCCGGCGAGCGGGACGAGCAGGATCCCCGGCGGCAGTCCGTCGAGTTCCCGGACGGCGTCGAAGCCGTACCACGGCTCGCCGAGTCCGGCGTGCGCCCGCCGGCGTGATCGAGGTCGAGGTGGGCAGACCAGTTCGGCACTATGACGACCGGTCGAGTTATTTGGGTTCATGAAGCAAGGACGGCCCCTGGTGGCCCCGACGAAGATCCGCCAACTTCCGGCAATGTCCGCCGACTTGCTTCAACGTCAGGGTGCGGACGGGGGAGTTGAGGTGGGGTGGTCGTCGCGGCGTCCGGCGCATGGGCCTGGCTCGACCGCCTGGTGAGCGGTCGAGCGATCTCCAAATGCCAGCCTAGACAAGGCTATTGGGACCTACTGAGGGATTCCTCGCCTCGTTGTCGAGTTCGACTGTCCCGGGTGTTTCGCCCGCCACCCCGGGCATGCATTGGTATGGACATGCCGGCGCGCCCGCTCGTAATGTGACGTTGGTCTAGACCGCCGTCGCGTGTCCACCCCCGGTCGCAACGATGCCCGCTGCGTCACCCCCGGGCGCCAACTCGCCTGCCCCGTACTGGACATGCACGCCATCCCCCACCGCGGTCGCTCGACCCCCTCGTCTGCGGGGCCCGGCCGCACGAAGGAGTCACCGCCATGAAGCCCCGTCTCGCCGTCCTCCTGAGCGCCACCACCATGGCCGCCGGACTCGCCCTCTCCTTACCGGCTTCGCTCGCGGTGGCCGCGGCGGGTTGTGCCTCCTCCTGTACGGTCCGGTCCGGTGCCGGTACCCGGGCCGAGGGATTCGTCGTCAGCGAGGCGCAGTTCAACCAGATGTTCCCGAACCGGAACCCGTTCTACACCTACAACGGGCTGGTCGCCGCGCTGAGCGCCTACCCGGCGTTCGCGAACACCGGCAGCGACACCGTCAAACGCCAGGAGGCCGCGGCCTTCCTCGCCAACGTCGGCCACGAGACCGGCGGCCTGGTCTACGTCGTGGAACAGAACACCGGCAACTACCCGCACTACTGCGACGCCACCCGCCCCTACGGGTGCCCGGCCGGCCAGGCCGCCTACTACGGACGCGGGCCGCTACAGCTGAGCTGGAACTTCAACTACAAGGCCGCGGGCGACGCATTGGGGATCGACCTGCTCAACAACCCCTACCTGGTGGAGCGGGACGCCGCCGTCTCCTGGAAGACCGCGCTCTGGTACTGGAACACCCAGAACGGACCGGGCACCATGACCGCGCACAACGCCATGGTCAACGGCGCCGGCTTCGGCGAGACGATCCGCAGCATCAACGGCTCCATCGAATGCAACGGCGGCAACCCCGGCCAGGTGCAAAACCGCATCGACAACTACCAGCGCTTCACGCAGATCCTCGGCACCACGCCGGGCGACCACCTGAGCTGCTGACCCCAACGGGCCGCCATTTCGGGCACGTTGGCCCGAAGCTGTTGACCCGAAGGCCGTCGCCGGGGTGGGCCCACGGACCCGCGGTCCCCGCCCCGGCGCGCAGTCGCGTCGTTCCGACCCTCCCGGGGTTCCCCCTTCAAACGCGCTGGCACCGTTCCCGGTCGCACGTATTATGTCGACCGTATGGGAAACGAGGGTGTGGAGAGCTGGCAGATGCCGAAACAGGTGGACCACCGCGAACGCCGCGAGGAGATCGCCCGCGCGCTGTGGCAGGTGGTGGAGCGGCGCGGCGTCTCGCAGTTGTCCGTGCGCGAGGTCGCGAAGGAGGCGGGCATCTCCCACGGGGCGTTGCAGCACTACTTCACGTCCCGCGAGGCGATGCTCTCCTTCGCCATGGAGCACGCGACCGAGCAGCGCGCGCTGCGCGTCAAGCAGGGCCTCAAGGAACTGGGTGACCAGCCGCACCCCCGCGACGTACTGCGGGTGATGCTCACGGAAATGCTCCCCCTGCACACCGACGCCCGCGCGGCCAGTCGGATGAGCGCGGCCTACGTCCTGGAGGCGCTGCACAACGACACCCTCCACGCCCAGGCGCGCGAGGGGATGGCCCAAGGACGCCTGCTCGTCGAGCAGTTGATCCGCCAGGCGATCGCCGACGGCCACATCGCCTCCGACCGCGACCCGGTGGCCGAAACCAACCTCCTGCTCGCCCTCACCGGTTTCACCACCCTCATCGAACTGGACGTGGTCGAGCCCGCCGAAGCCCTCACCGCCATCGACGCGCACTTGTACCGGCTGTTCGCCGGCGGCGACGGGTCCGCCTGACCCCGGCCCGTTCCCCGCTGACTCCCGCCCCCAGTGGCTGGATGAGCAACTCGCACCCCCAGGCGCCCTCCCGCCCGAGCGGCGCCTCGTCTACCGTGACACGCATGCCGTACGGGACCCCGGGCAACGACCCGACATCGGGGACAGGGGAACGCCGCCACATCTTCGGGGAGGACGCCGAACAGTACGACACGGGCCGACCCGACTACCCCCACCAACTCATCGCGGACGTCCTGGACTTCTCCGCCCTGGGCGCGGGCGACGCGGCACTGGAAGTGGGAGCCGGGACGGGCAAGGCCACGCTGCCCTTCGCCCGCTCCGGCGTACCGGTGACATGCGTCGAACCGGACGCCCGGATGGCCCGGGTGCTACGTCGCCGCTGCGCGTCACTACCCCAAGTCGCCCTCGCCGTAGCCGACTTCGAGAACTGGCAGCCGGTACGACGCTACGGGTTGCTGTACTGCGCCCAGGCATGGCACTGGGTCGACCCGGCCGTGCGCTGGACCCGGGCGCGGGCCGCGCTCTCTCCCGGCGGGGCGATGGCCCTCTTCTGGAACCACTGGCTGCTCCAGAGCGACGAGTTGGCGCACCAGTTGACGGCCGCCCACACCCGCCTCGGCATCGAGATACCGCCGGACACCCTCCTCGCCCCCCGCCCCCGCCCCGCGCGTCGCGGCCCCGACGCCCGCCAGTGGCGCGACATGACCGCGAACGGCTTCGTCGACCCGGAACACCGCCTCTACACCTCCGTACACGAACGCTCCACGCCCGCGCTCATCGAGCTGCTCGCCTCCTTGAGCGGCTACCGGGCACTTCCCGCCGACGCCCGCCAGCGGATCTTCGCCGAGACCACCCGCATCGTGGACGCGCACGGCGGCCGCGCACAGATGGAGGTCATCACCAGCCTCTTCCTGGGCCGCGCGGGGGCTGCACCGCTGTGAACAGGAGCGCAGCCGTAGGGAGCGGCCACGGCGCGACAAGGCGAGCCACGAGCACGCGCTGATCGGCGCGCCGGCAGGACAATGCCCCTTGCCCGCTCCCCACCAGCACCACAATGTGCCCCAACTCCGTCTCGCAACGAAGAAGGGCATCTCCGGTGGCTCTGACCAACCTCAACCTCGTCTCCGTCCCGGTCTCCGACCAGGACCGTGCCAAGCACTTCTACGCCGAGGTCCTCGGTTTCACGGTGCTGATGGACAACCCGATGGGCGAGAACATGCGTTGGGTGATGCTCCAACCCCCGGGCGCCTCCACCAAGATCACCCTGGTCACCTGGTTCCCCACCATGCCCGCCGGCTCCCTCAAAGGCTCGGTACTGTCCTGCGACGACCTGGAGTCGACCCTGCGGGAACTGGCGCACCGCGGCGTCACCTTCCACGAGCAGGAAATCCAACAAGCCCCGTGGGGACGTTGGAAGTCCTTCGACGACCCCGACGGCAACGGCTGGATCGTTCAGCAGGACGCTGCGTTCTGACCTCTCTTCTCTGCGGTCCCCGTCGGATGGCCGGCCTGTGGGTTCAGTGGACGGGAGCCGCTGGCGCGTATCGGGTCCTGGACGTTGCGGCCGGGCCGGGTGACCGAGGTTCTGCCTCCGCGCCAAGCTCGGGCCCCGGAACCCGCGTGGCGGCTCGCCCGAATTCGGGCTCAGCCACGCGTGTCAAAAAAATCCGATGACGATGTCGAGAACCCGTGACCGGCTCCGTCCCCGAGATGAACGCGACCACAATGGGTCGCACCCGCACCAAGGAGAACCACGATGGCCAAGTACCTGCTGCTCAAGCACTACCGCGGCGCTCCGGCCCCGGTCAACGACGTGCCCATGGACAAGTGGACGCCGGAGGAGATCTCGGCGCACGTGCAGTACATGCAGGACTTCGCGGACCGGCTGGAGAAGAGCGGAGAGTTCGTCGACGGCCAGGCGCTCGCCCCCGAGGGGACGTGGGTGCAGTACGGCGGCGCCGGGCGTCCGCCGGTCACCGACGGCCCGTTCGCCGAGACCAAGGACCTCATCGCCGGCTGGATGGTGATCGACGTCGACAGCTACGAGCGCGCGATCGAGCTGGCCGGGGAGCTGTCGGCGGCCCCCGGGGCGGGCGGGCGGCCGATCCACGAGTGGTTGGAGCTGCGCCCGTTCCTGGCCGCGCCGCCCACCATCACGGAGTAACCCTCCAGGTGACCTCTCAGATGGACGAGGCCCTGCTGAGGAGCCTCACCCCGAGCATGCTCGGGATCCTCGTCCGCCGCGGAGCCGACTTCGCGGCGGCCGAGGACGCCGTGCAGGACGCGCTGATCGAGGCGGTCCGCGGCTGGCCGGCCGACCCTCCGCGGGACCCGAAGGGTTGGCTGGTCACCGTTGCCTGGCGCAAGTTCCTCGACGCGACCAGGGCGGACGTTGCCCGCCGCCGGCGTGAGGACCTCGTCGACGAGGAGCCGGAGCCGGGACCCGCGCCCGCGGTGGACGACACGCTCCAGCTCTACTTCCTGTGCGCGCACCCGTCGTTGACCCCCGCGTCCGCGGTCGCGCTCACGCTGCGCGCCGTCGGCGGGCTCACCACCCGCCAGATCGCCCAGGCGTACCTGGTGCCGGAGGCGACCATGGCCCAGCGCATCAGCCGGGCCAAGCGGACCGTCTCCGGAGTGCGGCTCGACCAGCCCGGCGATGTCGGCACCGTGCTGCGCGTCCTCTACCTGGTCTTCAACGAGGGCTACTCCGGCGACGTCGACCTCGCCGCCGAGGCCATCCGGCTCACCAGGCAGCTCACGGCCGCGATCGACCACCCCGAGGTGGCGGGGCTGCTCGCCCTGATGCTGCTGCACCACGCCCGGCGGGCCGCCCGGACCGCGCCCGACGGCAGCCTGGTGCCGCTCGCCGAGCAGGACCGCGGCCGGTGGGACACGGCGTTGATCGCCGAGGGCGTCGAGATCTTGCAAACGGCCCTCGCCCGAGACCGGTTGGGCGAGTTCCAGGCCCAGGCCGCCGTCGCGGCACTGCACGCCGATGCGCCCACCGCCGGGGAGACCGACTGGGTGCAGATCGTCGAGTGGTACGACGAGCTCGCGCGACTGACCGACAGTCCGGTCGTCCGGCTCAACCGCGCGGTGGCGGTGGGCGAGGCCGATGGGCCGCGCGCGGGCCTGGCGGCACTCGCGGCGCTGGACGGCTCGCTGCCCCGCTACGTCGCGGTGGCGGCATACCTCCATGAACGCGCCGGCGACCTGGGGGAGGCGGCACGGCTGTACGCGGAGGCCGCGCACCAGGCGCCCAACTTCGCCGAACGCGATCACCTGACGCGTCAGGCCGCCCGACTCAACGCTCGTCGGAATCGCTGACGGGTCGTCACGGAAAGCGGGTCGTCACGGGGCGGCGTCCCGGTGCCTTGGCCGCACATCGGTTGGTCTCGGGCCGGGGCAAGCAGCGCCGAGCCGCTTCTCACCAGCCGGCCGCCTCCTGCATCGAAGCCGAAGCCGAAGCCGAAGCCGAAGCCGAAGCCGAAGCCGCACCGCAGGGCGGGCCCGACGTGCGCGCAAAGAGCCAGGCAAGAGATGGCAATGGTTTTCATCTGTGATTGAGATGAAAATCGTTTCCGCCTAGCGTGTGGTGCGTCGCTATGTGGCTGGATCGCGCCCCTCCGTGTCCGGCGCCGCCCGAAGGAGTCCCCTATGTTCCCCATGTCATTTCCCGCTCCGCGTTCCGGTCGACGAACCGTGCGCATCGCGCTCGGTGTCGCGATGGCCGTCGTGACCGCCGCGACGGCCACGGCCTGCTCGAC includes the following:
- a CDS encoding cytochrome P450, with the translated sequence MPAETLLARITDYANRPNPYPLYAELREAGPVVRQTDGTYLIGTYHILSALLHDPRMSAEVRGRDFSAEPSQGPVKPSFLQLDDPEHHRLRTLAMRPFGPPHSPGTVDSLRGEINAITEELLAGVRDRSEIDLVDDFAYPLPVTVICRLLGVPREDEPMFREWSDALVAAADIKPGEEADKPDQATLQTMAEMGGYLANLGERRRGHPSNDLLSAFVNEPDPTMRLTRDELAQTAVLLLIAGHETTVNLITNGVLTLLRHPEAIDRLRREPDLMPSAVEELLRYEPPVHMRQRIALAHMEVAGTIIPEGSKVVLALASGNRDPAQFPDPDRFDPARQDNQHLGFGSGIHLCYGAPLARIEAQTALRALLPSLGTTTLLQDPPPYRQNAMLRGPRHLPLAMREFA
- a CDS encoding chitinase, yielding MKPRLAVLLSATTMAAGLALSLPASLAVAAAGCASSCTVRSGAGTRAEGFVVSEAQFNQMFPNRNPFYTYNGLVAALSAYPAFANTGSDTVKRQEAAAFLANVGHETGGLVYVVEQNTGNYPHYCDATRPYGCPAGQAAYYGRGPLQLSWNFNYKAAGDALGIDLLNNPYLVERDAAVSWKTALWYWNTQNGPGTMTAHNAMVNGAGFGETIRSINGSIECNGGNPGQVQNRIDNYQRFTQILGTTPGDHLSC
- a CDS encoding TetR/AcrR family transcriptional regulator — its product is MGNEGVESWQMPKQVDHRERREEIARALWQVVERRGVSQLSVREVAKEAGISHGALQHYFTSREAMLSFAMEHATEQRALRVKQGLKELGDQPHPRDVLRVMLTEMLPLHTDARAASRMSAAYVLEALHNDTLHAQAREGMAQGRLLVEQLIRQAIADGHIASDRDPVAETNLLLALTGFTTLIELDVVEPAEALTAIDAHLYRLFAGGDGSA
- a CDS encoding class I SAM-dependent methyltransferase → MPYGTPGNDPTSGTGERRHIFGEDAEQYDTGRPDYPHQLIADVLDFSALGAGDAALEVGAGTGKATLPFARSGVPVTCVEPDARMARVLRRRCASLPQVALAVADFENWQPVRRYGLLYCAQAWHWVDPAVRWTRARAALSPGGAMALFWNHWLLQSDELAHQLTAAHTRLGIEIPPDTLLAPRPRPARRGPDARQWRDMTANGFVDPEHRLYTSVHERSTPALIELLASLSGYRALPADARQRIFAETTRIVDAHGGRAQMEVITSLFLGRAGAAPL
- a CDS encoding VOC family protein, yielding MALTNLNLVSVPVSDQDRAKHFYAEVLGFTVLMDNPMGENMRWVMLQPPGASTKITLVTWFPTMPAGSLKGSVLSCDDLESTLRELAHRGVTFHEQEIQQAPWGRWKSFDDPDGNGWIVQQDAAF
- a CDS encoding YciI family protein; translated protein: MAKYLLLKHYRGAPAPVNDVPMDKWTPEEISAHVQYMQDFADRLEKSGEFVDGQALAPEGTWVQYGGAGRPPVTDGPFAETKDLIAGWMVIDVDSYERAIELAGELSAAPGAGGRPIHEWLELRPFLAAPPTITE
- a CDS encoding RNA polymerase sigma factor, producing the protein MDEALLRSLTPSMLGILVRRGADFAAAEDAVQDALIEAVRGWPADPPRDPKGWLVTVAWRKFLDATRADVARRRREDLVDEEPEPGPAPAVDDTLQLYFLCAHPSLTPASAVALTLRAVGGLTTRQIAQAYLVPEATMAQRISRAKRTVSGVRLDQPGDVGTVLRVLYLVFNEGYSGDVDLAAEAIRLTRQLTAAIDHPEVAGLLALMLLHHARRAARTAPDGSLVPLAEQDRGRWDTALIAEGVEILQTALARDRLGEFQAQAAVAALHADAPTAGETDWVQIVEWYDELARLTDSPVVRLNRAVAVGEADGPRAGLAALAALDGSLPRYVAVAAYLHERAGDLGEAARLYAEAAHQAPNFAERDHLTRQAARLNARRNR